The sequence CTCGACGATCGAGGCGCCGGTTGTCCGCAAACTGACTGACGCTTTCCAGGGACCCGGCGGCGGTAACGCCGGCAAGTCCGCTGCGAAGCCGTCCGCGCCGCGCAAGACGGCGCCCTCCCCGGCGGCAGGCCGCCCGGGAGGCACCCCCAAGCCGGCCGGCCCCACCCCGGGTGCGCCGGCCCGTCCGGCTGCCCCGGCGGCGCCCAAGCCGGCCGACGGTCCGGTGACCCCGGCCGCCCCGAGCGGTGGCGCCACGCCGCCGTCCGGTTCCGGCCCGCGGCCCGGCCCCAAGCCGGCCCCCGCGCCCAAGCCCGCGCCGGCCGCACCCGTGCCCGCCGCGGAGTTCCAGGCACCCCCGTCCGCGCCCACGACCCCGGCCGCAGGCCAGGGTCAGGGTCAGGGGCAGGCAGCCCAGGGCCAGCGTCCCGGTGGCGCCGCGCCCGGTCCGCGCCCGGCCCGTCCGGCTCCGGCCGGCGGTCAGCGCGACGCCGGTCAGCGTGACGGCGGCCGCCCCGGCGGCAACCGCCCCGCGTCCGGGCAGGGCGGCCAGGGCGGTGCCCGTCCCGGCGCTCCGCGCCCGGCCGGTCCGCGTCCCGGCAACAACCCGTTCACGTCCGGCTCCACCGGCATGCCGCGCCCCGGTGGCGCGTCGCGTCCCGGCGGCGGCCAGGGCGGTGCCCCGCGTCCCGCGGGTCCCGGCGGCGGTGCTCCGCGCCCCGGCGGCACCCCGCGTCCCGGTGGCGGTCAGGGCGGCCCCGGCGGCTCCCGTCCGTCCCCGGGCGGCATGCCCCGCCCGCAGTCCTCGGGCCCGCGCCCGAACCCGGGCATGATGCCGCAGCGTCCCGCGCCCTCCACGGGCGGCCGTCCCGGCGGTCCCGGTGGGCGTCCCGGCGGCGGCCCCGGTGGCCGTCCCGGCGGTCCCGGTGGGCGTCCCGGTGGCGGCGGCGGCTTCGCCGGCCGTCCGGCCGGTCCCGGTGGCGGCGGTCGTCCCGGTGGTGGCGGTGGCGGCTTCGGCGGTCCCCGTCCCGGTGGCGGTGCCCCCGGCGGCGGTGGCGGCTTCGGTCCGCGCCCCGGCGGTTTCGGCGGACGTCCGGGCGGCCCGGGTGGCCGTGGCGGAACGCAGGGCGCCTTCGGTCGCGGCCCCGGTGGCCGTCCGGCCCGAGGCCGTAAGAGCAAGCGTCAGCGGCGCCAGGAGTACGAGGCCATGCAGGCCCCGTCCGTGGGCGGCGTGCTGCTGCCCCGCGGCAACGGCCAGACCGTGCGCCTGTCGCGCGGTGCCTCGCTCACCGACTTCGCCGAGAAGATCAACGCCAACCCGGCGTCGCTCGTCCAGGTGATGTTGAACCTCGGCGAGATGGTCACCGCCACCCAGTCGGTGTCCGACTCCACCCTGGAGCTGCTCGCCGGCGAGATGAACTACGTGCTGGAGATCGTCAGCCCGGAGGAGGAGGACCGCGAGCTGCTCGAGTCGTTCTCCATCGAGTTCGGCGAGGACGAGGGCGGCGAGGACGCCCTGGTCTCCCGTCCGCCGGTGGTGACCGTCATGGGTCACGTCGACCACGGTAAGACCCGCCTGCTCGACGCGATCCGCAAGACCAACGTGGTCGCGGGCGAGGCCGGTGGCATCACCCAGCACATCGGTGCCTACCAGGTCGCCACCGAGGTCAACGGCGAAGAGCGCGCGATCACCTTCATCGACACCCCTGGTCACGAGGCGTTCACCGCCATGCGTGCCCGTGGTGCGAAGTCCACCGACATCGCGATCCTCGTGGTCGCGGCGAACGACGGTGTGATGCCGCAGACGATCGAGGCGCTCAACCACGCCAAGGCCGCGGACGTACCGATCGTGGTCGCGGTCAACAAGATCGACGTCGAGGGCGCCGACCCGACGAAGGTGCGCGGTCAGCTCACCGAGTTCGGCCTGGTCGCCGAGGAGTACGGCGGCGACACCATGTTCGTCGACATCTCCGCCAAGCAGGGCCTGCACATCGACAGCCTGCTGGAGGCCGTGGTCCTGACCGCGGACGCCTCGCTCGACCTGCGGGCCAACCCGAAGCAGGACGCGCAGGGCATCGCGATCGAGGCCCACCTCGACCGCGGCCGCGGCGCCGTGGCGACCGTCCTGGTCCAGCGCGGCACCCTGCGGGTCGGCGACACCATGGTGGTCGGCGACGCGTACGGCCGGGTCCGGGCCCTGCTCGACGACAGCGGCGCCAGCGTGGAGGAGGCGGCTCCGTCGACTCCGGTGCTGGTGCTCGGTCTGACCAACGTGCCCGGCGCGGGCGACAACTTCCTCGTCGTCGACGAGGACCGCACCGCCCGGCAGATCGCCGAGAAGCGTGCCGCCCGCGAGCGGAACGCGGCGTTCGCCCGCAAGGGCCGCAGGTTCTCGCTGGAGAACCTGGACGAGGCGCTCAAGGCCGGTGAGGTGCAGGAACTCAACCTCATCATCAAGGGCGACGCGTCCGGTTCGGTCGAGGCGCTGGAATCGGCACTGCTCCAGCTCGACGTCGGCGAGGAGGTCGACATCCGCGTGCTGCACCGTGGCGTGGGTGCGGTCACCGAGTCCGACATCAACCTGGCGACCGGCTCCGACGCCATCGTCATCGGCTTCAACGTGCGCGCCGCCGGGCGTGCCACCCAGATGGCCGAACGCGAAGGCGTCGACGTCCGCTACTACTCGGTGATCTACCAGGCCATCGAGGAGATCGAGGCGGCGCTCAAGGGCATGCTCAAGCCCGAGTACGAGGAGGTGGAGCTCGGCACCGCCGAGATCCGCGAGGTCTTCCGCTCCTCCAAGCTCGGCAACATCGCCGGTGTGCTGGTGCGCTCCGGCGAGGTCCGGCGCAACACCAAGGCCCGCCTGCTGCGCGACGGCAAGGTCATCGCGGAGAACCTCAACATCGAGGGCCTGCGCCGCTTCAAGGACGACGTCACCGAGATTCGTGAGGGTTACGAGGGCGGTATCAACCTCGGCAACTACAACGACATCAAGATCGACGACGTCATCGCCACCTACGAGATGCGGGAGAAGCCGCGCGGCTGATCCCACGGCTCGCCGACGGCGGGCAGCACCACCGGTCCGGGGCCGGTCGACGGCAGAAAAGCCGTCGATCGGCCCCGGCCGTCGCCTGTACCGTTCACAGTCATGTATGTAGGAACACTCCGCTTCGACCTGCTGCTCGGTGACGTACGGTCGCTGAAGGAGAAGAGGTCCGTCATCCGCCCGATCGTCGCCGAGCTGCACCGCAAGTTCGCGGTGAGCGTGGCCGAGACCGGCGACCAGGACCTCTACCGCAGGGCCGAGATAGGGATCGCGACGGTGTCCGGCGACCTCGGGCACGTCAAGGACGTACTCGACCGG comes from Streptomyces sp. NBC_00448 and encodes:
- the infB gene encoding translation initiation factor IF-2, producing MAKVRVYELAKEMGVESKVVMAKLQELGEFVRSASSTIEAPVVRKLTDAFQGPGGGNAGKSAAKPSAPRKTAPSPAAGRPGGTPKPAGPTPGAPARPAAPAAPKPADGPVTPAAPSGGATPPSGSGPRPGPKPAPAPKPAPAAPVPAAEFQAPPSAPTTPAAGQGQGQGQAAQGQRPGGAAPGPRPARPAPAGGQRDAGQRDGGRPGGNRPASGQGGQGGARPGAPRPAGPRPGNNPFTSGSTGMPRPGGASRPGGGQGGAPRPAGPGGGAPRPGGTPRPGGGQGGPGGSRPSPGGMPRPQSSGPRPNPGMMPQRPAPSTGGRPGGPGGRPGGGPGGRPGGPGGRPGGGGGFAGRPAGPGGGGRPGGGGGGFGGPRPGGGAPGGGGGFGPRPGGFGGRPGGPGGRGGTQGAFGRGPGGRPARGRKSKRQRRQEYEAMQAPSVGGVLLPRGNGQTVRLSRGASLTDFAEKINANPASLVQVMLNLGEMVTATQSVSDSTLELLAGEMNYVLEIVSPEEEDRELLESFSIEFGEDEGGEDALVSRPPVVTVMGHVDHGKTRLLDAIRKTNVVAGEAGGITQHIGAYQVATEVNGEERAITFIDTPGHEAFTAMRARGAKSTDIAILVVAANDGVMPQTIEALNHAKAADVPIVVAVNKIDVEGADPTKVRGQLTEFGLVAEEYGGDTMFVDISAKQGLHIDSLLEAVVLTADASLDLRANPKQDAQGIAIEAHLDRGRGAVATVLVQRGTLRVGDTMVVGDAYGRVRALLDDSGASVEEAAPSTPVLVLGLTNVPGAGDNFLVVDEDRTARQIAEKRAARERNAAFARKGRRFSLENLDEALKAGEVQELNLIIKGDASGSVEALESALLQLDVGEEVDIRVLHRGVGAVTESDINLATGSDAIVIGFNVRAAGRATQMAEREGVDVRYYSVIYQAIEEIEAALKGMLKPEYEEVELGTAEIREVFRSSKLGNIAGVLVRSGEVRRNTKARLLRDGKVIAENLNIEGLRRFKDDVTEIREGYEGGINLGNYNDIKIDDVIATYEMREKPRG
- a CDS encoding DUF503 domain-containing protein; translated protein: MYVGTLRFDLLLGDVRSLKEKRSVIRPIVAELHRKFAVSVAETGDQDLYRRAEIGIATVSGDLGHVKDVLDRCERWMVARPEVDLLSTRQRIHGGDDD